A section of the Euwallacea similis isolate ESF13 chromosome 9, ESF131.1, whole genome shotgun sequence genome encodes:
- the LOC136411111 gene encoding katanin p60 ATPase-containing subunit A-like 2, with protein MSLNLTTKHGSSKNFLNHNHLDKIKTEARNRRRTILHLILSYLKENLLENTAEALIRETQLDTSYQLCENVELDVVLQEYQSYYYTKFQKYPKMVHKVEDQEKGQKKEKNIKRLISNSVKDGNVIQLEENSDFQFNIIPLNLAINQSISVDNNPTKTSWIDCLGLEAAIETLKEASIYPILYPEAFKDLTPWKGVLLHGPPGTGKTLLAKALACESGCSFFNVTSSTFTSKWRGESEKLIKDLFDTAKLQSPSTIFFDEIDALMPGTKEIQHEASKRFQSELLTLLDGIIPNEGQILILASTNSPWDLDGALLRRFDKRVLVDMPSKECRQKILKHHLRNLQCVLSPEEMDDIGNISEGYSGSDLKSAAKEVGMIFARERMKIVEKGERRNLSARQVTYKDICQALQKVRPSVNSYTCKKYYQWQNLHGAS; from the exons atgtccCTAAATTTGACTACCAAACACGGCTCTTCAAAGAACTTTTTGAACCACAACCATTTAGACAAGATTAAGACTGAAGCGCGCAATAGACGGCGCACCATTTTACACCTGATCCTCAGCTACTTAAAGGAAAATCTCCTAGAAAACACCGCTGAAGCTTTGATCAGGGAAACTCAGCTGGACACCAGTTATCAGCTGTGCGAAAACGTGGAACTGGACGTGGTGTTGCAAGAGTACCAGAGCTACTATTACACCAAATTCCAGAAGTATCCAAAAATGGTGCACAAAGTGGAGGATCAGGAAAAGGGtcagaaaaaggaaaaaaatatcaaaagacttatttcaaatagtgTGAAGGATGGCAATGTAATCCAGCTTGAAGAAAACTCAGACTTCCAATTCAACATAATTCCTTTGAACCTTGCAATTAATCAATCAATATCTGTGGATAATAACCCAACAAAAACATCATGGATTGATTGTCTGGGGCTCGAGGCAGCCATAGAAACCCTCAAAGAAGCCTCAATATATCCCATACTTTACCCAGAAGCGTTCAAAGATCTAACCCCTTGGAAAGGGGTGCTATTGCATGGCCCTCCAGGCACAGGTAAAACCCTCTTAGCTAAGGCTTTAGCCTGCGAGAGCGGCTGTAGCTTCTTCAATGTAACCAGCAG TACTTTCACGAGCAAATGGAGGGGAGAATCTGAGAAACTTATCAAAGATCTCTTCGATACTGCCAAACTTCAATCCCCAAGCACGATTTTCTTCGATGAAATCGATGCCCTGATGCCGGGAACTAAAGAAATCCAGCATGAAGCCTCTAAGAGATTCCAGAGCGAACTCTTGACTCTCTTGGATGGGATTATACCCAATGAGGGTCAGATATTAATCTTGGCTTCAACAAACTCGCCTTGGGACTTAGATGGTGCTCTTCTAAGAAGATTTGACAAGAGGGTGCTGGTCGATATGCCTTCAAAGGAGTGTCGGCAAAAGATTTTAAAGCACCACTTGCGGAATCTACAGTGTGTGCTGTCTCCTGAGGAAATGGATGacattggaaatatttcagaaggGTACTCCGGATCTGATTTAAAGAGTGCGGCCAAGGAAGTGGGCATGATATTTGCGCGAGAACGAATGAAGATTGTGGAAAAGGGGGAGAGAAGGAATTTGAGCGCACGACAGGTGACTTATAAGGACATCTGCCAAGCCTTGCAGAAGGTCAGGCCTTCGGTTAATAGTTATACGTGTAAAAAGTATTATCAGTGGCAGAACCTGCATGGGGCCTCATAG
- the mRRF2 gene encoding ribosome-releasing factor 2, mitochondrial isoform X1 — MNLNKAFFGIKLCLKCKYATKSLYSTLKLPRNDISKIRNIGISAHIDAGKTTTTERMLYYAGVIDYMGEVHDGNTVTDFMDQERERGITITSAAVTFFWKNHQFNLIDTPGHIDFTMEVEHALNVLDGVVVILDGSAGVEAQTLTIWRQADRFDLPRVVYINKMDRRDGDVQMCCDSLEKKLDVQPILLQLPAVRDGKLFGIIDVLSRELIQFGKGQEKGVIRGEMIKKEWPQLFEDAQRARIKVIEQLSDHSDELAEKVIVSEVFDTVPSDDIVKALRKVTLERKAVPVVLGSSYKNIGVQTLMDAITLYLPSPMDRSSIFSAFEDHLCGRAFKVKHDKQKGPLVFFRLYNGSVKKAQKIFSVQRGESEQIGRVYVAYADDFKEVETLGSGNIAVLSGLKKIMSGDLVTSTQSAYDKARKIAWKCSGSEDVNLVFGVSAEVPEPVFFCSIEPPSLATQQALDQALTELQREDPSLRVTYNSETGQTVLAGMGELHLEIIRDRILKEYKIEADLGPLQIAYREMPLQEASDSLQVDTKIGNHKNSVLVKLSVVPSNCSNSQKALKFDKSQDSASCIAGIFPKHLKAIQQGVEVGLAHGPKISSQIINANVILHWFEVGRGTSDTVITATVTQLINKLLVDSGTAILEPVMHLEVITPSEYLSSVLADLSRRRSAISGVSIRGNSKVVNATTPLVELLGYSTDLRTFTSGTAVFSTELCTYQMMSATEEEKAIRSVRGF; from the exons atgaatttaaataaagcgTTTTTTGGTATTAAACTGTGTTTAAAGTGTAAATATGCGACTAAATCATTGTACAGCACCCTTAAGTTACCAAGAAACGACATTTCCAAGATCCGGAACATCGGTATTAGTGCCCATATAGATGCAG GCAAAACAACCACAACCGAGCGTATGCTCTATTACGCAGGCGTAATCGACTACATGGGTGAAGTCCACGATGGTAACACCGTCACTGACTTCATGGACCAAGAACGTGAGCGTGGCATTACCATCACATCAGCCGCGGTCACCTTCTTCTGGAAAAACCACCAATTTAACCTCATTGACACTCCTGGACACATAGACTTCACCATGGAGGTAGAGCACGCCCTCAACGTCCTAGATGGGGTGGTGGTGATCTTGGATGGCTCCGCAG GAGTAGAGGCACAGACGTTGACTATATGGAGGCAGGCCGACCGGTTTGATTTACCAAGAGTCGtctatattaataaaatggaTAGGAGAGATGGGGATGTGCAGATGTGCTGCGATTCTTTGGAGAAAAAGTTGGATGTTCAGCCAATTTTGCTGCAGCTGCCTGCAGTACGTGATGGCAAGCTTTTTGGGATTATAGACGTGTTGTCTCGAGAACTGATTCAGTTTGGGAAGGGTCAGGAGAAGGGCGTGATAAGAGGGGAGATGATAAAGAAGGAGTGGCCGCAGTTGTTTGAGGATGCACAGCGGGCTCGAATTAAAGTTATTGAGCAGTTGTCTGATCATAGTGATGAGTTGGCAGAGAAAGTCATTGTTAGTGAGGTCTTTGACACTGTTCCAAGTGATGATATTGTGAAGGCACTTAGGAAAGTTACATTGGAGAGG AAAGCAGTTCCAGTTGTTTTGGGTAGCTCCTACAAAAACATCGGTGTCCAAACCCTAATGGATGCAATCACCCTTTATTTACCGTCTCCCATGGACCGCAGCAGTATCTTCTCAGCTTTTGAAGACCACCTCTGCGGAAGAGCCTTTAAGGTGAAGCATGACAAGCAAAAAGGCCCTTTAGTGTTTTTTCGTTTATATAATGGTTCGGTGAAGAAAGCTCAGAAGATCTTTAGCGTCCAAAGAGGGGAGTCCGAACAAATTGGGCGTGTCTATGTGGCATACGCCGACGATTTCAAAGAGGTAGAGACTTTGGGCAGCGGCAACATTGCCGTGTTATCAGGGCTGAAG AAAATTATGTCTGGGGATTTGGTGACCTCCACCCAGAGTGCCTACGATAAGGCTAGAAAGATTGCATGGAAGTGCTCAGGTAGCGAGGATGTAAATTTAGTATTTGGAGTCAGTGCAGAAGTCCCAGAACCAGTGTTCTTTTGCTCGATTGAACCCCCTTCTCTGGCAACACAGCAGGCTCTAGATCAGGCTCTGACAGAGCTGCAACGCGAAGATCCAAGTTTGCGGGTCACCTACAACTCTGAAACAGGCCAAACTGTTTTAGCAGGAATGGGGGAGTTGCACTTGGAAATAATCCGAGATCGTATTTTAAAAGAGTACAAAATCGAGGCCGATTTAGGGCCGTTGCAAATTGCCTACCGGGAAATGCCTCTCCAGGAGGCGAGCGACAGTCTACAGGTGGACACCAAAATTGGGAATCATAAAAATTCGGTTTTGGTGAAGCTATCCGTGGTGCCGAGTAACTGTTCGAACTCTCAAAAAGCGCTAAAGTTCGATAAATCGCAAGACAGCGCAAGTTGTATTGCAGGGATCTTTCCGAAGCATTTGAAGGCAATCCAACAAGGAGTAGAAGTAGGTCTAGCTCATGGGCCGAAAATTAGTTCTCAG ATAATCAATGCCAACGTTATTCTTCATTGGTTCGAGGTAGGTCGTGGAACATCAGATACTGTCATCACCGCAACTGTCACGCAATTAATTAATAAG CTTTTAGTCGATTCGGGTACCGCTATATTGGAGCCGGTGATGCATCTGGAAGTGATCACACCGTCGGAATACCTCTCTTCCGTTTTAGCGGATCTGTCGAGGAGAAGATCGGCCATAAGTGGCGTCTCCATTAGGGGGAATTCTAAG GTAGTGAATGCGACGACACCCCTGGTAGAGCTGTTGGGATATTCCACCGATTTGCGTACCTTCACTTCGGGAACTGCGGTGTTTTCCACGGAGTTGTGCACATATCAAATGATGTCTGCTACAGAGGAAGAGAAAGCCATTAGAAGTGTACGAgggttttaa
- the mRRF2 gene encoding ribosome-releasing factor 2, mitochondrial isoform X2, which translates to MAPQVSGVEAQTLTIWRQADRFDLPRVVYINKMDRRDGDVQMCCDSLEKKLDVQPILLQLPAVRDGKLFGIIDVLSRELIQFGKGQEKGVIRGEMIKKEWPQLFEDAQRARIKVIEQLSDHSDELAEKVIVSEVFDTVPSDDIVKALRKVTLERKAVPVVLGSSYKNIGVQTLMDAITLYLPSPMDRSSIFSAFEDHLCGRAFKVKHDKQKGPLVFFRLYNGSVKKAQKIFSVQRGESEQIGRVYVAYADDFKEVETLGSGNIAVLSGLKKIMSGDLVTSTQSAYDKARKIAWKCSGSEDVNLVFGVSAEVPEPVFFCSIEPPSLATQQALDQALTELQREDPSLRVTYNSETGQTVLAGMGELHLEIIRDRILKEYKIEADLGPLQIAYREMPLQEASDSLQVDTKIGNHKNSVLVKLSVVPSNCSNSQKALKFDKSQDSASCIAGIFPKHLKAIQQGVEVGLAHGPKISSQIINANVILHWFEVGRGTSDTVITATVTQLINKLLVDSGTAILEPVMHLEVITPSEYLSSVLADLSRRRSAISGVSIRGNSKVVNATTPLVELLGYSTDLRTFTSGTAVFSTELCTYQMMSATEEEKAIRSVRGF; encoded by the exons ATGGCTCCGCAGGTATCAG GAGTAGAGGCACAGACGTTGACTATATGGAGGCAGGCCGACCGGTTTGATTTACCAAGAGTCGtctatattaataaaatggaTAGGAGAGATGGGGATGTGCAGATGTGCTGCGATTCTTTGGAGAAAAAGTTGGATGTTCAGCCAATTTTGCTGCAGCTGCCTGCAGTACGTGATGGCAAGCTTTTTGGGATTATAGACGTGTTGTCTCGAGAACTGATTCAGTTTGGGAAGGGTCAGGAGAAGGGCGTGATAAGAGGGGAGATGATAAAGAAGGAGTGGCCGCAGTTGTTTGAGGATGCACAGCGGGCTCGAATTAAAGTTATTGAGCAGTTGTCTGATCATAGTGATGAGTTGGCAGAGAAAGTCATTGTTAGTGAGGTCTTTGACACTGTTCCAAGTGATGATATTGTGAAGGCACTTAGGAAAGTTACATTGGAGAGG AAAGCAGTTCCAGTTGTTTTGGGTAGCTCCTACAAAAACATCGGTGTCCAAACCCTAATGGATGCAATCACCCTTTATTTACCGTCTCCCATGGACCGCAGCAGTATCTTCTCAGCTTTTGAAGACCACCTCTGCGGAAGAGCCTTTAAGGTGAAGCATGACAAGCAAAAAGGCCCTTTAGTGTTTTTTCGTTTATATAATGGTTCGGTGAAGAAAGCTCAGAAGATCTTTAGCGTCCAAAGAGGGGAGTCCGAACAAATTGGGCGTGTCTATGTGGCATACGCCGACGATTTCAAAGAGGTAGAGACTTTGGGCAGCGGCAACATTGCCGTGTTATCAGGGCTGAAG AAAATTATGTCTGGGGATTTGGTGACCTCCACCCAGAGTGCCTACGATAAGGCTAGAAAGATTGCATGGAAGTGCTCAGGTAGCGAGGATGTAAATTTAGTATTTGGAGTCAGTGCAGAAGTCCCAGAACCAGTGTTCTTTTGCTCGATTGAACCCCCTTCTCTGGCAACACAGCAGGCTCTAGATCAGGCTCTGACAGAGCTGCAACGCGAAGATCCAAGTTTGCGGGTCACCTACAACTCTGAAACAGGCCAAACTGTTTTAGCAGGAATGGGGGAGTTGCACTTGGAAATAATCCGAGATCGTATTTTAAAAGAGTACAAAATCGAGGCCGATTTAGGGCCGTTGCAAATTGCCTACCGGGAAATGCCTCTCCAGGAGGCGAGCGACAGTCTACAGGTGGACACCAAAATTGGGAATCATAAAAATTCGGTTTTGGTGAAGCTATCCGTGGTGCCGAGTAACTGTTCGAACTCTCAAAAAGCGCTAAAGTTCGATAAATCGCAAGACAGCGCAAGTTGTATTGCAGGGATCTTTCCGAAGCATTTGAAGGCAATCCAACAAGGAGTAGAAGTAGGTCTAGCTCATGGGCCGAAAATTAGTTCTCAG ATAATCAATGCCAACGTTATTCTTCATTGGTTCGAGGTAGGTCGTGGAACATCAGATACTGTCATCACCGCAACTGTCACGCAATTAATTAATAAG CTTTTAGTCGATTCGGGTACCGCTATATTGGAGCCGGTGATGCATCTGGAAGTGATCACACCGTCGGAATACCTCTCTTCCGTTTTAGCGGATCTGTCGAGGAGAAGATCGGCCATAAGTGGCGTCTCCATTAGGGGGAATTCTAAG GTAGTGAATGCGACGACACCCCTGGTAGAGCTGTTGGGATATTCCACCGATTTGCGTACCTTCACTTCGGGAACTGCGGTGTTTTCCACGGAGTTGTGCACATATCAAATGATGTCTGCTACAGAGGAAGAGAAAGCCATTAGAAGTGTACGAgggttttaa